ttgtttctagttaattctattgaacttttctaacatgttacattgtatttgcgttattgttcaaaataaataataaggaacttgtcccgtgccatctatacctgaacataggctccgagaaagtctttgttgcctatggtaccatatgtccagagttgctccttgatcaccacaacgacgtcacgtccgataacgtgaaagtgagcgttgatgattttgagcccgcgtacaaagaagctcccgtccccgtgccttctcaatatattaagaaacttgctcaagctcatggtaccttcactcagtggccaaagcatttggtgtcgcttacgaatgaggaggtaactaacatatgcatgataatttgaagtagaactattataccatgtatgctcactaatatgtatatcgttatttgaaaatcatacctcaggtaaacaagcctacaagtaaagagcctaaagggaaagggaacaaagggaaagagatagtgcttgggggaagtggaacaaaagcgtccaacactaaatcaaaaacctatttccttgaaaattataaagtgcaaaatttgagtggtaagtgcaatgtgatgaaaactatgattttgggattaaaagaaggggagcacgttaatgtacattgcactaaaaggacattcaatatggaaaaggactttgaaattagtgtcaccgttgaagacaccgatcaacttctctcgggagcatggctcaatatatcaacaatacaagtttttgttacgtgagttacctaaattcatattttgcccctaaatttgatttttatgattgtcttaacgttcttacactatatattatagggctttgagtgagttgtgttttcacgatgattgtcaccccaatagtattggattcatgtgcccggagatgatctcggccaccatgttaaagtccgatgcagatcgaattctattgtacatgacgaggtccatgagtgcacttagttctaagacattcatcttatgtccatactacgaaaagtataaaaattactttaaacttcatttttaattgattgttataaatttaacttttttttttctaactacatacgtttattgtttgtatgtaggagtcattggatgcttttagttctttgtttgtctaaacgtgaggtctacatatttgattctcaacagaagaagagaaatttgatgattaaggagccactaaacaagtaagtaaagtatgcatatgaaaatgccatttttccCTAAATttatgcctaaaaatgacctagaacgactcaattagccttaaatgtgaaataatagattgtaaagagccttagaaagttgtaactatgcatatgagacgtgtaataagtttgaaaacattccttaggttctttagttcaaagttgggttcgaaaacttcattttgcctaaaaatgacctagaacgactcaattagccttaaatgtgaaataatagattataaagagccttagaaagttataactatgcatatgagacgtgtaataagtttgaaaacattccttaggttctttagttcaaagttgggttcgaaaacatcatttttgcctaaaaatgacctagaacgactcaattagccttaaatgtgaaataatagattgtaaagggccttagaaagttataactatgcatatgagacatgtaataagtttgaaaacattcctaaggttctttagttcaaagttgggttcgaaaacttcatttttgcctaaaaatgacctagaacgactcaattagccttaaatgtgaaataatagattgtaaagagccttagaaagttataactatgcatatgagacgtgtaataagtttgaaaacattccttaggttctttagttcaaagttgggttcgaaaacatcatttttgcctaaaattgacctagaacgactcaattagccttaaatgtgaaataatagattgtaaagggccttagaaagttataactatgcatatgagacatgtaataagtttgaaaacattccttaggttctttagttcaaagttgggttcgaaaacatcatttttgcctaaaaatgacctagaacgactaaattagccttaaatgtgaaataatagattgtaaagagccttagaaagttataactatgcatatgacacatgtaataagtttgaaaacattccttaggttctttagttcaaagttgggttcgaaaacttcatttttgcctaaaaatgacctagaacgactcaattagccttaaatgtgaaataatagattgtaaagagccttagaaagttataactatgcatatgagacgtgtaataagtttgaaaacattccttaggttctttagttcaaagttgggttcgaaaacatcatttttgcctaaaaatgacctagaacgactcaattagccttaaatgtgaaataatagattgtaaagggccttagaaagttataactatgcatatgagacatgtaataagtttgaaaacattccttaggttctttagttcaaagttgggttcgaaaacttcatttttgcctaaaaatgacctagaacgactcaattagccttaaatgtgaaataatagattgtaaagagccttagaaagttataactatgcatatgagacgtgtaataagtttgaaaacattccttaggttctttagttcaaagttgggttcgaaaacatcatttttgcctaaaaatgacctagaacgactcaattagccttaaatgtgaaataatagattgtaaagggccttagaaagttataactatgcatatgagacatgtaataagtttgaaaacattccttaggttctttagttcaaagttgggttcgaaaacttcatttttgcctaaaaatgacctagaacgactccattagccttaaatgtgaaataatagattgtaaagagccttagaaagttataactatgcatatgagacatgtaataagtttgaaaacattccttaggttctttagttcaaagttgggttcaaaaacttcatttttgcctaaaaatgacctaaaacgactcaattagccttaaatcagaaataatagattgtaaagagtcttagaaagttgtaaataagcatattaaacgtagaataagttttaaaacattccttaggttctttggttcaaagttaggttcgaaaactttatttttgcctaaaaatgacctagaacgactcaattagccttaaatgtgaaataatagattgtaaagagccttagaaagttgtaaataagcatattaaacgtagaataagtttgaaaacattccttaggttctttggttcaaagttgggttcgaaaacatcatttttgcctaaaaatgacctagaacgacccaattagccttaaatgtgaaataatagatttcaAAGAGCcctagaaagttgtaaataagcatattaaacgtagaataagtttgaaaacattccttaggttctttagttcaaagttgggttcgaaaacatcatttttgcctaaaaatgacctagaacgacccaattagccttaaatgtgaaataatagattgtaaagagccttagaaagttataactatgcatatgagacgtgtaataagtttgaaaacattccttaggttctttggttcaaagttgggttcgaaaacatcatttttgcctaaaaatgacctagaacgacccaattagccttaaatgtgaaataatagattgtaaagagccttagaaagttataactatgcatatgagacgtgtaataagtttaaaaacattccttaggttctttagttcaaagttgggttcgaaaacatcatttttgcctaaaaatgacctagaacgactcaattagccttaaatgtggctactacgtatataattgcatttacatgtgtaaacaaagtatataattgcacttacatgtaaaatattctttgcatttacatgtgtaaacaaagtatatataattgtatattttatcgaatgtgtagtgcttttcggagttacaagagactaggtggacaatctaagggaactaaattaatatggattccagcacaggtataattagtttattatttacctaagaaacaagtttttcaaaattataacatacaatgtgatagaaattttacttgtgttatttattttaatgcatttagtgtgctcaacaaccgggatcactagattgtggctactacgtcatgcgttttatgtacgacataataatgaatcatggtaatagtcaagatcttactaaggtatgttctcataaactacgtactttatataataaattgaagtacacaaaactattatattgatcaatcgttgataaattgaattatttacacttttttaggatttttcaagaacattgccttattcaccggaggagattaatgaggtgaaagatttttgggcagattacttcatgaacaatgtcgaatttttagcttaatttgtaatatgaacttgatctctagctagctacgtacctttgttgtaataattttatgtttgtt
This genomic stretch from Spinacia oleracea cultivar Varoflay chromosome 3, BTI_SOV_V1, whole genome shotgun sequence harbors:
- the LOC130469585 gene encoding uncharacterized protein; translation: MLLVLCLSKREVYIFDSQQKKRNLMIKEPLNNAFRSYKRLGGQSKGTKLIWIPAQCAQQPGSLDCGYYVMRFMYDIIMNHGNSQDLTKDFSRTLPYSPEEINEVKDFWADYFMNNVEFLA